One window of the Camelus dromedarius isolate mCamDro1 chromosome 15, mCamDro1.pat, whole genome shotgun sequence genome contains the following:
- the GTF3C2 gene encoding general transcription factor 3C polypeptide 2 isoform X2, producing the protein MDTCGVGCVALGEAGPVGNMTVVDSPRQEVLNQLDVKASSETTSVEASIEMSLPTPLPGFEDSLDERRLPLEQQSFSRLEQQDLSSEMSKVPKPRASKPGRKRGGRTRKGPTRPQQPNPPSSPLVPGLLDQSNPLSNPMTKKRGRKSKADVLLLKLSKDLDQPESPPPKRPPEDFETPPGERPRRRAAQVALLYLQELAEELSTALPAPVSCPESPKVGSPTKPKKSRQQAVCQGREVEEDTTRDEDFVLQVEAEDGEESEAPSESSSDPEPAVPRSTARGSTSGKQKPHCRGVAPNGLPNHIMAPVWKCLHLTKNLRDQKYSYWEFAEWIPLAWKWHLLSELEAAPYLPQEEKSPLFSVQREGLPEDGTLYRINRFSSITAHPERWDVSFFTGGPLWALDWCPVPEGAAASQYVALFSSPDMNETHPLSQLHSGPGLLQLWGLGTLQQESCPGNRAHFVYGIACDHGCIWDLKFCPSGAWELPGTPRKAPLLPRLGLLALACSDGKVLLFSLPHPEALLAQQPPDAMKPAIYKVQCVATLQVGSMQASDPSECGQCLSLAWMPTRPHHHLAAGYYNGMVVFWNLPTNSPLQRIRLSDGSLKLYPFQCFLAHDQAVRTLQWCKANSHFLVSAGSDRKIKFWDLRRPYEPINSIKRFLSTELAWLLPYNGVTVAQDNCYASYGLCGIHYIDAGYLGFKAYFTAPRKGTVWSLSGSDWLGTIAAGDISGELIAAILPDMALNPINVKRPIERRFPIYKADLMPYQDSPEGQDHSSASSGAPNPPKARTYAETVNHHYLLFQDTDLGSFHDLLHREPMLRMQEGEGHSQLCLDRLQLEAIHKVRFSPNLDSYGWLVSGGQSGLVRIHFVRGLTSPLGHRMQLESRAHFNAMFQPASPTRGPGFSPTSHRLLPSP; encoded by the exons ATGGATACCTGCGGGGTCGGCTGTGTTGCCCTGGGGGAGGCCGGCCCCGTGGGGAACATGACTGTGGTAGACTCTCCCAGACAAGAGGTGCTAAACCAGCTTGATGTCAAGGCCTCTTCAGAAACAACCAGTGTGGAGGCTTCCATAGAGATGTCATTACCTACCCCTTTGCCTGGATTTGAAGATTCTCTTGATGAGAGGAGGCTCCCTCTGGAGCAGCAAAGCTTCTCCAGACTGGAACAGCAAG ATCTTTCTTCAGAGATGTCAAAGGTCCCAAAGCCTAGGGCCTCAAAGCCTGGCCGGAAGAGAGGTGGTAGGACACGGAAAGGCCCCACAAGGCCCCAGCAGCCTAATCCTCCATCATCCCCTCTGGTTCCTGGTCTCTTAGACCAATCCAACCCTCTATCCAACCCCATGACTAAGAAACGAGGTCGAAAGTCCAAGGCAGATGTGTTACTGCTGAAGTTGTCAAAAGACCTAGATCAGCCAGAGTCTCCACCTCCAAAGAGGCCCCCTGAGGACTTTGAGACTCCTCCTGGGGAACGACCCCGCCGAAGGGCTGCCCAAGT GGCACTTCTGTATCTTCAGGAACTGGCTGAAGAGCTCTCAACAGCCCTGCCTGCTCCAGTGTCCTGTCCTGAGAGCCCCAAGGTGGGCAGCCCCACCAAACCGAAGAAAAGCCGGCAGCAGGCAGTCTGTCAAGGTAGGGAAGTAGAGGAGGACACCACTCGGGATGAAGACTTCGTTCTCCAGGTTGAGGctgaagatggagaagaaagTGAGGCCCCAAGTGAGAGCTCATCTGACCCTGAGCCTGCAGTTCCCCGAAGCACCGCACGAGGATCCACTTCAGGG AAGCAGAAGCCACACTGCCGGGGAGTGGCTCCCAATGGCTTACCAAATCACATCATGGCTCCTGTTTGGAAGTGCCTCCATCTCACCAAGAACCT CCGAGACCAGAAGTATTCATACTGGGAGTTTGCAGAATGGATTCCTTTAGCCTGGAAGTGGCACTTGTTATCTGAACT TGAGGCAGCTCCCTACCTGCCCCAGGAGGAGAAGTCTCCACTGTTTTCTGTACAACGTGAAGGACTTCCTGAAGATGGAACACTCTACCGAATAAACAG ATTTAGCTCTATCACAGCACACCCAGAGCGGTGGGATGTGTCCTTCTTCACGGGGGGACCGCTCTGGGCTCTGGACTGGTGCCCAGTGCCAGAAGGGGCAGCAGCCTCGCAGTATGTGGCCCTTTTCTCCAGCCCTGACATGAATGAGACACACCCACTGAGCCAGCTTCATTCGGGCCCTGGGCTGCTCCAGCTCTGGGGCCTTGGGACCTTGCAGCAAGAAAGCTG TCCTGGCAACAGAGCCCACTTTGTCTATGGGATTGCTTGTGACCATGGCTGCATCTGGGACCTCAAGTTCTGCCCCAGTGGAGCATGGGAGCTTCCAGGCACCCCTCGGAAG gcccctctcctgccccgcTTGGGTCTCCTGGCTCTTGCCTGCTCAGATGGGAAGGTGCTGTTGTTCAGTCTGCCCCATCCTGAGGCCTTGCTGGCTCAGCAGCCCCCAG ATGCAATGAAGCCTGCCATTTATAAG GTCCAATGTGTGGCAACCCTGCAGGTGGGGTCTATGCAAGCTTCGGACCCCTCTGAGTGTGGTCAGTGCCTTAGCCTGGCCTGGATGCCTACCCGGCCCCACCACCACCTGGCTGCTGGATACTATAatg GCATGGTAGTTTTCTGGAACCTTCCCACAAACTCGCCTCTGCAGCGGATACGGCTCTCTGACGGCTCCTTGAAGCTCTACCCCTTCCAGTGTTTCCTAGCCCATGACCAGGCTGTGCGCACCCTTCAGTGGTGCAAAGCTAACAG TCATTTCCTAGTCTCTGCAGGAAGCGACCGGAAAATCAAATTCTGGGACCTTCGACGACCTTATGAACCAATAAACTCTATCAAGCGCTTCTTGAGTACAGAGCTGGCCTGGCTGCTCCCCTACAATGGTGTCACTGTGGCTCAGGACAACTGCTATGCCTC ttatGGACTCTGTGGAATTCATTATATTGATGCTGGTTACCTTGGTTTCAAGGCCTACTTCACTGCTCCTCGAAAAGGCACTGTCTGG AGTCTTTCAGGATCCGACTGGCTTGGGACAATAGCCGCAGGAGATATATCTGGGGAGCTCATTGCAGCTATATTGCCTGATATGGCACTGAACCCAATAAACGTCAAGCGACCGATAGAGCGGAGATTT cctatatataaagcagatctGATGCCATATCAGGACAGTCCTGAAGGTCAAGACCACTCTTCTGCTTCATCTGGGGCCCCCAACCCTCCCAAGGCTCGAACTTATGCTGAAACTGTCAACCATCACTACTTGCTCTTTCAAGACACAGATTTG GGTTCATTCCATGATCTGCTCCACAGAGAACCAATGCTGCGcatgcaggagggagaggggcactCGCAGCTCTGCCTGGACAGGCTGCAGCTGGAAGCTATTCATAAG GTACGTTTCAGCCCAAACCTGGATTCCTATGGATGGCTGGTCTCTGGGGGGCAGTCAGGGCTGGTTCGGATTCATTTTGTCCGTGGACTCACTTCTCCACTGGGCCACCGTATGCAGCTTGAAAGCCGTGCCCACTTCAATGCTATGTTTCAGCCAGCCTCCCCTACTAGAGGGCCTGGCTTTTCTCCAACCAGCCATCGCCTTCTGCCCAGTCCCTAG
- the GTF3C2 gene encoding general transcription factor 3C polypeptide 2 isoform X1, giving the protein MDTCGVGCVALGEAGPVGNMTVVDSPRQEVLNQLDVKASSETTSVEASIEMSLPTPLPGFEDSLDERRLPLEQQSFSRLEQQDLSSEMSKVPKPRASKPGRKRGGRTRKGPTRPQQPNPPSSPLVPGLLDQSNPLSNPMTKKRGRKSKADVLLLKLSKDLDQPESPPPKRPPEDFETPPGERPRRRAAQVALLYLQELAEELSTALPAPVSCPESPKVGSPTKPKKSRQQAVCQGREVEEDTTRDEDFVLQVEAEDGEESEAPSESSSDPEPAVPRSTARGSTSGKQKPHCRGVAPNGLPNHIMAPVWKCLHLTKNLRDQKYSYWEFAEWIPLAWKWHLLSELEAAPYLPQEEKSPLFSVQREGLPEDGTLYRINRFSSITAHPERWDVSFFTGGPLWALDWCPVPEGAAASQYVALFSSPDMNETHPLSQLHSGPGLLQLWGLGTLQQESCPGNRAHFVYGIACDHGCIWDLKFCPSGAWELPGTPRKAPLLPRLGLLALACSDGKVLLFSLPHPEALLAQQPPDAMKPAIYKVQCVATLQVGSMQASDPSECGQCLSLAWMPTRPHHHLAAGYYNGMVVFWNLPTNSPLQRIRLSDGSLKLYPFQCFLAHDQAVRTLQWCKANRFDLLPSSHSHFLVSAGSDRKIKFWDLRRPYEPINSIKRFLSTELAWLLPYNGVTVAQDNCYASYGLCGIHYIDAGYLGFKAYFTAPRKGTVWSLSGSDWLGTIAAGDISGELIAAILPDMALNPINVKRPIERRFPIYKADLMPYQDSPEGQDHSSASSGAPNPPKARTYAETVNHHYLLFQDTDLGSFHDLLHREPMLRMQEGEGHSQLCLDRLQLEAIHKVRFSPNLDSYGWLVSGGQSGLVRIHFVRGLTSPLGHRMQLESRAHFNAMFQPASPTRGPGFSPTSHRLLPSP; this is encoded by the exons ATGGATACCTGCGGGGTCGGCTGTGTTGCCCTGGGGGAGGCCGGCCCCGTGGGGAACATGACTGTGGTAGACTCTCCCAGACAAGAGGTGCTAAACCAGCTTGATGTCAAGGCCTCTTCAGAAACAACCAGTGTGGAGGCTTCCATAGAGATGTCATTACCTACCCCTTTGCCTGGATTTGAAGATTCTCTTGATGAGAGGAGGCTCCCTCTGGAGCAGCAAAGCTTCTCCAGACTGGAACAGCAAG ATCTTTCTTCAGAGATGTCAAAGGTCCCAAAGCCTAGGGCCTCAAAGCCTGGCCGGAAGAGAGGTGGTAGGACACGGAAAGGCCCCACAAGGCCCCAGCAGCCTAATCCTCCATCATCCCCTCTGGTTCCTGGTCTCTTAGACCAATCCAACCCTCTATCCAACCCCATGACTAAGAAACGAGGTCGAAAGTCCAAGGCAGATGTGTTACTGCTGAAGTTGTCAAAAGACCTAGATCAGCCAGAGTCTCCACCTCCAAAGAGGCCCCCTGAGGACTTTGAGACTCCTCCTGGGGAACGACCCCGCCGAAGGGCTGCCCAAGT GGCACTTCTGTATCTTCAGGAACTGGCTGAAGAGCTCTCAACAGCCCTGCCTGCTCCAGTGTCCTGTCCTGAGAGCCCCAAGGTGGGCAGCCCCACCAAACCGAAGAAAAGCCGGCAGCAGGCAGTCTGTCAAGGTAGGGAAGTAGAGGAGGACACCACTCGGGATGAAGACTTCGTTCTCCAGGTTGAGGctgaagatggagaagaaagTGAGGCCCCAAGTGAGAGCTCATCTGACCCTGAGCCTGCAGTTCCCCGAAGCACCGCACGAGGATCCACTTCAGGG AAGCAGAAGCCACACTGCCGGGGAGTGGCTCCCAATGGCTTACCAAATCACATCATGGCTCCTGTTTGGAAGTGCCTCCATCTCACCAAGAACCT CCGAGACCAGAAGTATTCATACTGGGAGTTTGCAGAATGGATTCCTTTAGCCTGGAAGTGGCACTTGTTATCTGAACT TGAGGCAGCTCCCTACCTGCCCCAGGAGGAGAAGTCTCCACTGTTTTCTGTACAACGTGAAGGACTTCCTGAAGATGGAACACTCTACCGAATAAACAG ATTTAGCTCTATCACAGCACACCCAGAGCGGTGGGATGTGTCCTTCTTCACGGGGGGACCGCTCTGGGCTCTGGACTGGTGCCCAGTGCCAGAAGGGGCAGCAGCCTCGCAGTATGTGGCCCTTTTCTCCAGCCCTGACATGAATGAGACACACCCACTGAGCCAGCTTCATTCGGGCCCTGGGCTGCTCCAGCTCTGGGGCCTTGGGACCTTGCAGCAAGAAAGCTG TCCTGGCAACAGAGCCCACTTTGTCTATGGGATTGCTTGTGACCATGGCTGCATCTGGGACCTCAAGTTCTGCCCCAGTGGAGCATGGGAGCTTCCAGGCACCCCTCGGAAG gcccctctcctgccccgcTTGGGTCTCCTGGCTCTTGCCTGCTCAGATGGGAAGGTGCTGTTGTTCAGTCTGCCCCATCCTGAGGCCTTGCTGGCTCAGCAGCCCCCAG ATGCAATGAAGCCTGCCATTTATAAG GTCCAATGTGTGGCAACCCTGCAGGTGGGGTCTATGCAAGCTTCGGACCCCTCTGAGTGTGGTCAGTGCCTTAGCCTGGCCTGGATGCCTACCCGGCCCCACCACCACCTGGCTGCTGGATACTATAatg GCATGGTAGTTTTCTGGAACCTTCCCACAAACTCGCCTCTGCAGCGGATACGGCTCTCTGACGGCTCCTTGAAGCTCTACCCCTTCCAGTGTTTCCTAGCCCATGACCAGGCTGTGCGCACCCTTCAGTGGTGCAAAGCTAACAG ATTTGATCTTCTCCCATCTTCCCACAGTCATTTCCTAGTCTCTGCAGGAAGCGACCGGAAAATCAAATTCTGGGACCTTCGACGACCTTATGAACCAATAAACTCTATCAAGCGCTTCTTGAGTACAGAGCTGGCCTGGCTGCTCCCCTACAATGGTGTCACTGTGGCTCAGGACAACTGCTATGCCTC ttatGGACTCTGTGGAATTCATTATATTGATGCTGGTTACCTTGGTTTCAAGGCCTACTTCACTGCTCCTCGAAAAGGCACTGTCTGG AGTCTTTCAGGATCCGACTGGCTTGGGACAATAGCCGCAGGAGATATATCTGGGGAGCTCATTGCAGCTATATTGCCTGATATGGCACTGAACCCAATAAACGTCAAGCGACCGATAGAGCGGAGATTT cctatatataaagcagatctGATGCCATATCAGGACAGTCCTGAAGGTCAAGACCACTCTTCTGCTTCATCTGGGGCCCCCAACCCTCCCAAGGCTCGAACTTATGCTGAAACTGTCAACCATCACTACTTGCTCTTTCAAGACACAGATTTG GGTTCATTCCATGATCTGCTCCACAGAGAACCAATGCTGCGcatgcaggagggagaggggcactCGCAGCTCTGCCTGGACAGGCTGCAGCTGGAAGCTATTCATAAG GTACGTTTCAGCCCAAACCTGGATTCCTATGGATGGCTGGTCTCTGGGGGGCAGTCAGGGCTGGTTCGGATTCATTTTGTCCGTGGACTCACTTCTCCACTGGGCCACCGTATGCAGCTTGAAAGCCGTGCCCACTTCAATGCTATGTTTCAGCCAGCCTCCCCTACTAGAGGGCCTGGCTTTTCTCCAACCAGCCATCGCCTTCTGCCCAGTCCCTAG
- the MPV17 gene encoding protein Mpv17: protein MALWRAYQRALTAHPWKVQVLTAGSLMGLGDVISQQLVERRGLREHQTGRTLTMVSLGCGFVGPVVGGWYRVLDRLIPGTTKVDALKKMLLDQGGFAPCFLGCFLPLVGTLNGLSTQDNWAKLQQDYPDALITNYYLWPAVQLANFYLVPLHYRLAVVQCVAVIWNSYLSWKAHRL from the exons ATGGCTCTCTGGCGGGCTTATCAGCGGGCTCTGACTGCTCACCCATGGAAAGTACAGGTCCTGACAGCTG GGTCTCTGATGGGCCTGGGTGACGTTATCTCACAGCAGCTGGTGGAGAGACGAGGTCTGCGGGAACACCAGACTGGCCGGACCCTGACCATGGTTTCTCTGGGCTGTGGCTTTGTG GGCCCTGTAGTAGGAGGCTGGTATAGGGTTTTGGACCGGCTCATCCCTGGGACCACCAAGGTGGATGCACTAAAGAAGATGCTGTTGGATCAG GGGGGCTTTGCCCCATGTTTTCTAGGCTGTTTCCTCCCACTGGTAGGGACCCTCAATGGACTATCAACCCAGGACAATTGGGCCAAACTCCAGCAG GATTATCCTGATGCCCTCATCACTAACTACTAT CTCTGGCCTGCCGTGCAGTTAGCCAACTTCTACCTGGTCCCTCTTCATTACAG GTTGGCTGTTGTCCAGTGTGTTGCTGTTATCTGGAACTCCTACCTGTCCTGGAAGGCACATCGGCTCTAA
- the UCN gene encoding urocortin, which produces MRLAGRAALLAALLLLAQLRPGSSQWNPRTAAAGVQDPSLRWSPRTRNHGGGARALLLLLAERFPRHAGQGGWGPGIAGERPRRDDPPLSIDLTFHLLRTLLELARTQSQRERAEQNRIIFDSVGK; this is translated from the coding sequence ATGAGGCTGGCGGGACGCGCGGCGCTGCTGGCTGCGCTGCTGCTCCTGGCACAGCTGCGCCCGGGGAGCAGCCAGTGGAACCCGAGGACGGCGGCGGCCGGGGTCCAGGACCCGAGTCTGCGCTGGAGCCCGAGGACGCGGAACCACGGTGGTGGGGCCCGCGCGCTCCTCTTGCTGCTGGCGGAGCGCTTCCCGCGCCACGCCGGACAAGGCGGTTGGGGACCCGGGATCGCAGGCGAGCGGCCGCGACGGGACGACCCTCCACTCTCCATTGACCTCACCTTCCACCTGCTGCGGACCCTGCTGGAACTGGCGCGGACGCAGAGTCAGCGGGAGCGCGCCGAACAGAACCGCATCATATTCGACTCGGTGGGCAAGTGA